One genomic window of Actinoplanes lobatus includes the following:
- a CDS encoding tyrosine-protein phosphatase, whose protein sequence is MIDRHLDWDGCWNVRDLGGLPAGDGRAVRHGAVVRADSLDRLSPAGWVSLHDHGIRTVVDLREPDEWTAAVTRPEGITVVRVPLDDNDDAEFWYSIIDDDVDGTPLYYRPFLERKAARCVAAVTVVARAVPGGVVVHCGIGRDRTGLVSLLLLALAGVGAEAIIDDYTVSEERLRRYFEDDDDPVAARLASRGTTIAEALNELLGAIDVEACLLAAGLMPGDLAALRERLLAD, encoded by the coding sequence GTGATCGATCGGCATCTGGACTGGGACGGCTGCTGGAACGTCCGTGACCTCGGCGGACTCCCGGCCGGCGACGGCCGCGCCGTCCGGCACGGCGCTGTCGTCCGGGCCGACAGCCTCGACCGGCTCTCTCCCGCCGGGTGGGTCTCCCTGCACGACCACGGCATTCGTACGGTTGTCGACCTCCGTGAGCCCGACGAGTGGACGGCGGCGGTGACCCGTCCGGAGGGGATCACGGTGGTCCGGGTGCCGTTGGACGACAACGACGACGCCGAGTTCTGGTACAGCATCATCGACGATGACGTGGACGGGACGCCGCTCTACTATCGGCCGTTTCTCGAGCGGAAGGCGGCACGCTGCGTGGCCGCGGTGACCGTGGTGGCGCGGGCCGTTCCCGGCGGAGTGGTGGTGCACTGCGGGATCGGGCGCGACCGGACCGGACTCGTCTCGCTGCTGCTGCTCGCGCTGGCCGGGGTCGGCGCCGAGGCGATCATCGACGACTACACGGTGAGTGAGGAGCGCCTGCGGCGGTATTTCGAGGACGACGACGATCCGGTGGCGGCCCGGCTGGCGTCGCGCGGCACGACCATCGCCGAGGCACTGAACGAACTGCTCGGCGCCATCGACGTGGAGGCGTGCCTGCTGGCCGCCGGGCTCATGCCCGGCGACCTCGCGGCGCTCCGGGAGCGCCTGCTCGCCGATTGA
- a CDS encoding alpha-L-rhamnosidase: protein MPDQRCRDLRVEYLDQPLGIGVRRPRLSWTAAGVMDACEIEVDRADGEPVWRSGRITSEDGFPAIEYAGAALGSNRAYRWRVRAWLDAAAEPTGWTTAAFETGLLEASDWRAAWIRPEQEPTALERWSLFDWIAGKRPDSPVEQRLRPVRLMRQRFRVRDGLVRARLYATAHGVYTARINGRPVGDQVLAPGFDSYRHRVSVQCYDVTALLADGDNVLGVALADGWWAGRIGVTGSSAQFGAETSATWQLHLDHADGGTELIVSGADVRSAAGPWAYADLFVGEHYDRRRELPGWDAPGFDDGDWKPVTVTEEDTGTLRPFTGEPVRRVLTLPAVTVTGDAEAGWIADFGQVLAGRVRLTLRAAGAGQAVTIEHTEALAADGSWFTNITGINKEQTDVYVTGGPGPETYEPEFTFHGFRYARIRGAVAVDEIQAVVLSSDIEWTGSFQTSDTRLDRLHRNVVWSQRGNFLSVPTDCPQRERAGWTGDIQVFAAAATNNAQVVPFLNRWLANLRADQMPDGRIPIMSPYTPWDAEHAATASGIGGIVAAAGWSDAIALVPWTLYERTGDRRILAGNLDAMLAWIEHQSSPGYDDGDHFGDWLTPSTMEGRPLHEAIGIAPTLTGPVVAPMFRAQTLTVTARAARVLGRTELADDLDRRAAAVRASFDPSRCFDVDLQGMYVLALAFDMLPPPLRTEAAARLAALVEARGGRLDTGFLSVPYLLDVLWDHGHRDLARRVLWQSEMPSWLYEVDRGATTVWESWDAIAPDGTVRPVSLNHYAFGCVDDWLYRRVAGIQPTSPGYRTVTIDPDLSCGVEWVRAHVGTPYGRLSVSWRRTGGAPEIEVNAPPGITVTIRPAAAG, encoded by the coding sequence ATGCCTGATCAGCGGTGCCGTGACCTGCGCGTCGAATACCTGGACCAGCCCCTCGGCATCGGCGTGCGCCGGCCCCGGCTCAGCTGGACCGCCGCCGGCGTGATGGACGCGTGCGAGATCGAGGTCGACCGTGCGGACGGCGAACCGGTCTGGCGCAGTGGCCGGATCACGAGCGAGGACGGATTTCCCGCCATCGAGTACGCGGGCGCCGCACTCGGTTCGAACCGGGCGTACCGGTGGCGGGTCCGGGCGTGGCTCGACGCCGCCGCCGAACCGACCGGCTGGACCACCGCGGCCTTCGAGACCGGACTGCTGGAGGCGAGCGACTGGCGGGCCGCCTGGATCCGGCCGGAGCAGGAGCCCACCGCGCTCGAACGATGGAGCCTCTTCGACTGGATCGCCGGCAAGCGGCCGGACAGCCCGGTCGAGCAGCGACTACGCCCGGTGCGGCTGATGCGCCAGCGGTTCCGGGTCCGCGACGGCCTCGTCCGGGCCCGCCTCTACGCCACCGCGCACGGCGTCTACACCGCGCGGATCAACGGCCGGCCGGTCGGCGACCAGGTGCTCGCACCCGGTTTCGACAGCTACCGGCACCGGGTCTCGGTGCAGTGCTACGACGTCACCGCCCTGCTCGCCGACGGCGACAACGTGCTCGGCGTCGCGCTGGCCGACGGCTGGTGGGCCGGGCGGATCGGCGTCACCGGATCGAGCGCCCAGTTCGGCGCCGAGACCAGCGCCACCTGGCAACTCCACCTCGACCACGCCGACGGCGGCACCGAACTGATCGTCTCCGGCGCCGACGTGCGCAGTGCCGCCGGCCCGTGGGCGTACGCCGACCTGTTCGTCGGCGAACACTACGACCGTCGTCGGGAACTGCCAGGATGGGACGCGCCCGGCTTCGACGACGGCGACTGGAAACCGGTGACCGTCACCGAAGAGGACACCGGCACGCTGCGGCCGTTCACCGGCGAACCGGTGCGACGGGTGCTCACCCTCCCGGCCGTCACGGTCACCGGCGACGCCGAGGCCGGCTGGATCGCCGACTTCGGCCAGGTTCTCGCCGGCCGGGTGCGCCTCACCCTGCGAGCCGCGGGCGCCGGGCAGGCGGTCACCATCGAACACACCGAGGCCCTCGCCGCGGACGGCTCGTGGTTCACCAACATCACCGGGATCAACAAAGAGCAGACCGACGTGTACGTGACAGGCGGACCCGGTCCTGAGACGTACGAGCCGGAGTTCACCTTCCACGGATTCCGTTACGCCCGAATCCGTGGCGCCGTGGCCGTCGACGAGATCCAGGCGGTCGTGCTCTCCAGCGACATCGAGTGGACCGGCTCCTTCCAGACCTCCGACACCCGCCTCGACCGGCTGCACCGCAACGTGGTGTGGAGCCAGCGCGGCAACTTCCTGTCCGTACCGACCGACTGCCCGCAACGCGAACGCGCCGGCTGGACCGGCGACATCCAGGTGTTCGCCGCCGCCGCGACCAACAACGCGCAGGTGGTGCCGTTCCTGAACCGCTGGCTGGCGAACCTGCGCGCCGACCAGATGCCCGACGGCCGGATCCCGATCATGTCGCCCTACACGCCGTGGGACGCCGAACACGCCGCCACCGCGTCCGGGATCGGCGGCATCGTGGCGGCGGCCGGCTGGAGCGACGCGATCGCCCTCGTCCCGTGGACCCTCTACGAGCGCACCGGCGACCGCCGGATCCTCGCCGGCAACCTGGACGCCATGCTCGCCTGGATCGAACACCAGTCGTCACCCGGCTACGACGACGGCGACCACTTCGGCGACTGGCTGACACCCAGCACCATGGAAGGCCGGCCGCTGCACGAGGCCATCGGCATCGCGCCGACACTGACCGGGCCGGTCGTCGCGCCGATGTTCCGGGCGCAGACACTCACCGTCACGGCCCGTGCCGCCCGCGTCCTCGGCCGGACCGAACTCGCCGACGACCTCGACCGGCGCGCCGCCGCCGTACGCGCGTCCTTCGACCCGTCCCGCTGCTTCGACGTCGACCTCCAGGGCATGTACGTGCTCGCCCTCGCCTTCGACATGCTCCCTCCACCGTTGCGGACCGAGGCGGCGGCCCGGCTCGCCGCCCTCGTCGAAGCCCGCGGCGGCCGCCTCGACACCGGGTTCCTGTCCGTGCCGTACCTGCTCGACGTGCTCTGGGACCACGGCCACCGCGACCTCGCCCGGCGGGTGCTGTGGCAGTCCGAGATGCCGTCCTGGCTGTACGAGGTGGACCGCGGCGCCACCACCGTCTGGGAATCCTGGGACGCGATAGCCCCGGACGGGACGGTCCGGCCGGTGTCACTCAACCACTACGCCTTCGGCTGCGTCGACGACTGGCTGTACCGGCGGGTGGCCGGCATCCAGCCCACCTCACCCGGCTACCGCACCGTGACGATCGACCCCGACCTTTCGTGCGGTGTCGAGTGGGTGCGCGCCCACGTCGGCACCCCGTACGGCCGCCTCTCCGTTTCGTGGCGCCGAACCGGCGGCGCGCCCGAGATCGAGGTGAACGCTCCGCCCGGCATCACCGTCACCATTCGCCCGGCGGCTGCTGGCTGA